The genomic segment ATTTACACGGCGGTCGTTCTCGTCTCCGTCGCCATGGTGGGCGTCGTGATTTGGATCTTCGACTCCATCTTAAGCCAGCTCCTGGGGCTTATCATTAGCTAGAGGGTGCTCGGTTTGTGAGTACGCATTGGTACGTGGTCCACACCTATTCCGGCTACGAGAACAAGGTCAAGGCCAACCTGGAAAGACGGATCGAGTCCATGAACATGGGCGATAAGATCTTCAAGATCGTCGTGCCCATGGAGGACGAGGTCGAGATCAAGGATGGCCGGCGCAAGATAACCAAGCGCAAGATCTATCCCGGGTACGTCCTGGTGCAGATGATCCTTGACGACGACTCCTACCGGGTGGTCCGCAACACCCCGGGCGTCACCG from the Thermoanaerobacterales bacterium genome contains:
- the secE gene encoding preprotein translocase subunit SecE, which codes for MTRTRGFLEDVLKELKKVHWPTRREIVIYTAVVLVSVAMVGVVIWIFDSILSQLLGLIIS